The Tenrec ecaudatus isolate mTenEca1 chromosome 7, mTenEca1.hap1, whole genome shotgun sequence genome window below encodes:
- the LOC142452708 gene encoding CCN family member 2-like — MCAKQPGESCEEPDLCDYSKLLYCDLGTPPNRTTGVYKSREGSPCYCRGRSYKHGRISFIGCRMKCICTHRVWVCEPLCPENLGPPIPDCFSPWKVKPPGKCCEEWVCEESKELTRVGTTLANYLEDRVSLDPAMMRPHCQGQTTEWSSCSRTCGMGISTGVTNDNANCTVEKQSRLCIDRSCQPDLEEDIKVT, encoded by the exons ATGTGCGCCAAGCAACCGGGCGAGTCCTGTGAGGAGCCCGACCTCTGCGACTACAGCAAGCTCCTCTACTGTGACCTTGGGACCCCACCGAACCGCACGACTGGAGTGTACAAAA GTAGAGAAGGTTCCCCCTGCTACTGCAGGGGTAGGTCATACAAGCACGGACGGATCTCCTTCATCGGATGCAGAATGAAGTGTATTTGCACACATCGGGTTTGGGTGTGTGAGCCCCTTTGCCCCGAAAACCTTGGCCCGCCCATCCCTGATTGCTTCTCTCCGTGGAAGGTCAAGCCTCCAGGGAAATGCTGCGAGGAGTGGGTCTGTGAAGAGTCCAAGGAGCTCACAAGAGTTGGCACTACCCTTGCAA ATTACCTTGAAGACAGGGTTAGCCTAGACCCAGCGATGATGCGACCCCACTGCCAGGGCCAGACCACAGAGTGGAGCTCCTGTTCGAGGACTTGTGGGATGGGCATCTCCACCGGGGTTACCAATGACAACGCCAACTGCACAGTGGAAAAGCAGAGCCGCCTCTGCATCGACAGGTCTTGCCAACCTgacctggaggaggacattaAGGTGACTTAA